One Candidatus Methylomirabilota bacterium genomic region harbors:
- a CDS encoding twin-arginine translocase subunit TatC, with the protein MSDSEPIASDVPTPDEAGKMSFFEHLTELRTRIIWSLVPAAVGLGIALYFTNNVMRFLSSHLKAELVFTTPTEAFWTYMKVAMIMGVFIAMPIILWNVWAFVAPGLHKHERKYAAPFVIVGSLLFLAGGAFAMFVIVPFAVNFL; encoded by the coding sequence ATGAGCGACTCCGAGCCGATCGCCTCCGACGTGCCGACGCCCGACGAGGCGGGCAAGATGTCGTTCTTCGAGCACCTGACGGAGCTGCGCACCCGGATCATCTGGAGCCTCGTCCCCGCCGCGGTCGGTCTCGGCATCGCGCTCTACTTCACCAACAACGTGATGCGGTTCCTCTCGAGCCATCTCAAGGCCGAGCTGGTCTTCACCACCCCGACCGAGGCGTTCTGGACCTACATGAAGGTCGCGATGATCATGGGCGTCTTCATCGCGATGCCGATCATCCTGTGGAACGTGTGGGCGTTCGTGGCCCCCGGCCTGCACAAGCACGAGCGGAAGTACGCGGCGCCCTTCGTCATCGTGGGCTCGCTCCTCTTCCTGGCCGGCGGGGCCTTCGCGATGTTCGTGATCGTCCCGTTCGCGGTGAACTTCCTGG